One Vicia villosa cultivar HV-30 ecotype Madison, WI unplaced genomic scaffold, Vvil1.0 ctg.000308F_1_1, whole genome shotgun sequence DNA segment encodes these proteins:
- the LOC131626610 gene encoding kinetochore-associated protein KNL-2 homolog isoform X2 gives MADSSSNATNAGSHFLPTVTLFDWWLVKSPDNRLCISGNASRKGEAVRVFNSSPIVERYDVYSLKNAEGIYIFIRGIINEERTREKVLPSFLLYAQIFNSFYIGFPPNWETCWVLHCIREEQVEPGTDSVNAAMDNVSPICQDILSDDEEESISVLSKLPEEAPKNNQTPFPGDECQVSKETSGVNVACGGGVIRRSTRLHSINVCQQKKIEKQQPTYRGPLKHPHEEPSSTSKVVENRDSDTVHLDNVSANFPEISSRVENSFPTSLVTPEKAMGHCNKLFPEGEEDMSIKTNEANVVHGSGGHRRSARLHNVKSFQKKQPATGGPATRRGKDQISASATIEKSDGGLENLSTPVQSQSGIVNTPSGKVTNKFRSKTSSAKTDASAKTEVDHKKKKVTVETEAVNPKRKDLKPPSSVKSPQGRDVSHLNKGSKQGLSMVSPESLSLKKSRSGRLLLPSMEFWRNEIPIYNADRGIKEIQQDSTLTSPFRCFSPLPFRGFSPSPGRF, from the exons ATGGCAGACTCGAGTTCCAATGCCACCAACGCAGGCTCTCATTTCCTACCAACG GTTACATTATTCGACTGGTGGCTCGTTAAATCCCCAGATAACCGTTTATGCATCTCCGGCAACGCTTCCAGAAA GGGAGAAGCCGTTCGCGTGTTTAATTCTTCTCCTATTGTCGAAAGATACGATGTGTATTCCCTTAAGAATGCCGAGGGTATATACATTTTCATTAGGGGTATCATCAATGAGGAACGCACCCGCGAAAAAG TGCTACCTTCTTTTCTACTTTATGCTCAGATTTTCAATAGTTTTTACATTGGCTTTCCTCCAAACTGGGAAACTTGTTGGGTTTTACATTGTATCAGAGAAGAACAAGTAGAACCTGGTACTGATTCAGTCAATGCTGCTATGGATAATGTATCTCCAATTTGTCAAGACATTTTGTCTGACG ATGAGGAAGAATCAATTTCTGTTTTGTCGAAATTGCCTGAAGAAGCCCCAAAAAATAACCAGACACCATTCCCTGGAGATGAATGCCAAGTCTCAAAGGAGACGAGTGGGGTAAATGTTGCTTGTGGTGGTGGTGTAATTAGACGTAGTACCAGGTTGCATAGTATTAACGTCTGTCAGCAGAAGAAGATAGAGAAGCAGCAGCCTACGTATAGAGGTCCTCTCAAGCATCCACATGAAGAGCCAAGCTCTACCTCCAAGGTAGTGGAGAATCGTGATTCGGATACTGTGCATCTTGATAATGTATCAGCAAATTTTCCAGAAATATCATCTCGTG TGGAAAATTCTTTTCCTACTTCTTTGGTAACACCAGAAAAGGCCATGGGACATTGCAATAAGTTATTCCCTGAAGGTGAAGAAGATATGTCAATTAAGACGAACGAGGCCAATGTTGTTCATGGTAGTGGCGGGCATAGACGTAGTGCCCGACTGCATAATGTTAAATCCTTCCAGAAGAAGCAACCTGCTACTGGAGGTCCAGCAACACGTCGAGGTAAAGACCAGATCTCTGCCTCAGCAACCATAGAAAAGAGTGATGGAGGGCTGGAAAATCTATCGACACCCGTTCAGTCACAAAGTGGAATAGTAAACACGCCGTCTGGGAAGGTCACTAATAAATTCAGATCCAAAACTTCTTCAGCAAAAACTGATGCTTCAGCAAAAACTGAAGTGGATCATAAGAAAAAGAAGGTGACAGTTGAAACAGAAGCGGTGAATCCCAAGAGAAAAGATTTGAAACCCCCATCTTCTGTAAAATCTCCACAGGGAAGGGATGTAAGTCACTTGAACAAGGGAAGTAAACAGGGACTGTCCATGGTTTCTCCAGAGTCATTGAGTCTTAAAAAATCCAGATCTG GTAGGTTACTTCTACCTTCCATGGAGTTTTGGCGCAATGAAATACCCATTTATAATGCG GACCGTGGGATTAAAGAAATTCAGCAAGACTCGACTTTGACATCACCTTTTAGATGCTTTTCGCCATTACCTTTTAGAGGCTTTTCGCCATCACCGGGCAG
- the LOC131626610 gene encoding kinetochore-associated protein KNL-2 homolog isoform X3 — MADSSSNATNAGSHFLPTVTLFDWWLVKSPDNRLCISGNASRKGEAVRVFNSSPIVERYDVYSLKNAEGIYIFIRGIINEERTREKGFTPQIFNSFYIGFPPNWETCWVLHCIREEQVEPGTDSVNAAMDNVSPICQDILSDDEEESISVLSKLPEEAPKNNQTPFPGDECQVSKETSGVNVACGGGVIRRSTRLHSINVCQQKKIEKQQPTYRGPLKHPHEEPSSTSKVVENRDSDTVHLDNVSANFPEISSRAVENSFPTSLVTPEKAMGHCNKLFPEGEEDMSIKTNEANVVHGSGGHRRSARLHNVKSFQKKQPATGGPATRRGKDQISASATIEKSDGGLENLSTPVQSQSGIVNTPSGKVTNKFRSKTSSAKTDASAKTEVDHKKKKVTVETEAVNPKRKDLKPPSSVKSPQGRDVSHLNKGSKQGLSMVSPESLSLKKSRSGRLLLPSMEFWRNEIPIYNADRGIKEIQQDSTLTSPFRCFSPLPFRGFSPSPGRF; from the exons ATGGCAGACTCGAGTTCCAATGCCACCAACGCAGGCTCTCATTTCCTACCAACG GTTACATTATTCGACTGGTGGCTCGTTAAATCCCCAGATAACCGTTTATGCATCTCCGGCAACGCTTCCAGAAA GGGAGAAGCCGTTCGCGTGTTTAATTCTTCTCCTATTGTCGAAAGATACGATGTGTATTCCCTTAAGAATGCCGAGGGTATATACATTTTCATTAGGGGTATCATCAATGAGGAACGCACCCGCGAAAAAGGTTTTACTCCTCAG ATTTTCAATAGTTTTTACATTGGCTTTCCTCCAAACTGGGAAACTTGTTGGGTTTTACATTGTATCAGAGAAGAACAAGTAGAACCTGGTACTGATTCAGTCAATGCTGCTATGGATAATGTATCTCCAATTTGTCAAGACATTTTGTCTGACG ATGAGGAAGAATCAATTTCTGTTTTGTCGAAATTGCCTGAAGAAGCCCCAAAAAATAACCAGACACCATTCCCTGGAGATGAATGCCAAGTCTCAAAGGAGACGAGTGGGGTAAATGTTGCTTGTGGTGGTGGTGTAATTAGACGTAGTACCAGGTTGCATAGTATTAACGTCTGTCAGCAGAAGAAGATAGAGAAGCAGCAGCCTACGTATAGAGGTCCTCTCAAGCATCCACATGAAGAGCCAAGCTCTACCTCCAAGGTAGTGGAGAATCGTGATTCGGATACTGTGCATCTTGATAATGTATCAGCAAATTTTCCAGAAATATCATCTCGTG CAGTGGAAAATTCTTTTCCTACTTCTTTGGTAACACCAGAAAAGGCCATGGGACATTGCAATAAGTTATTCCCTGAAGGTGAAGAAGATATGTCAATTAAGACGAACGAGGCCAATGTTGTTCATGGTAGTGGCGGGCATAGACGTAGTGCCCGACTGCATAATGTTAAATCCTTCCAGAAGAAGCAACCTGCTACTGGAGGTCCAGCAACACGTCGAGGTAAAGACCAGATCTCTGCCTCAGCAACCATAGAAAAGAGTGATGGAGGGCTGGAAAATCTATCGACACCCGTTCAGTCACAAAGTGGAATAGTAAACACGCCGTCTGGGAAGGTCACTAATAAATTCAGATCCAAAACTTCTTCAGCAAAAACTGATGCTTCAGCAAAAACTGAAGTGGATCATAAGAAAAAGAAGGTGACAGTTGAAACAGAAGCGGTGAATCCCAAGAGAAAAGATTTGAAACCCCCATCTTCTGTAAAATCTCCACAGGGAAGGGATGTAAGTCACTTGAACAAGGGAAGTAAACAGGGACTGTCCATGGTTTCTCCAGAGTCATTGAGTCTTAAAAAATCCAGATCTG GTAGGTTACTTCTACCTTCCATGGAGTTTTGGCGCAATGAAATACCCATTTATAATGCG GACCGTGGGATTAAAGAAATTCAGCAAGACTCGACTTTGACATCACCTTTTAGATGCTTTTCGCCATTACCTTTTAGAGGCTTTTCGCCATCACCGGGCAG
- the LOC131626610 gene encoding kinetochore-associated protein KNL-2 homolog isoform X1, which translates to MADSSSNATNAGSHFLPTVTLFDWWLVKSPDNRLCISGNASRKGEAVRVFNSSPIVERYDVYSLKNAEGIYIFIRGIINEERTREKVLPSFLLYAQIFNSFYIGFPPNWETCWVLHCIREEQVEPGTDSVNAAMDNVSPICQDILSDDEEESISVLSKLPEEAPKNNQTPFPGDECQVSKETSGVNVACGGGVIRRSTRLHSINVCQQKKIEKQQPTYRGPLKHPHEEPSSTSKVVENRDSDTVHLDNVSANFPEISSRAVENSFPTSLVTPEKAMGHCNKLFPEGEEDMSIKTNEANVVHGSGGHRRSARLHNVKSFQKKQPATGGPATRRGKDQISASATIEKSDGGLENLSTPVQSQSGIVNTPSGKVTNKFRSKTSSAKTDASAKTEVDHKKKKVTVETEAVNPKRKDLKPPSSVKSPQGRDVSHLNKGSKQGLSMVSPESLSLKKSRSGRLLLPSMEFWRNEIPIYNADRGIKEIQQDSTLTSPFRCFSPLPFRGFSPSPGRF; encoded by the exons ATGGCAGACTCGAGTTCCAATGCCACCAACGCAGGCTCTCATTTCCTACCAACG GTTACATTATTCGACTGGTGGCTCGTTAAATCCCCAGATAACCGTTTATGCATCTCCGGCAACGCTTCCAGAAA GGGAGAAGCCGTTCGCGTGTTTAATTCTTCTCCTATTGTCGAAAGATACGATGTGTATTCCCTTAAGAATGCCGAGGGTATATACATTTTCATTAGGGGTATCATCAATGAGGAACGCACCCGCGAAAAAG TGCTACCTTCTTTTCTACTTTATGCTCAGATTTTCAATAGTTTTTACATTGGCTTTCCTCCAAACTGGGAAACTTGTTGGGTTTTACATTGTATCAGAGAAGAACAAGTAGAACCTGGTACTGATTCAGTCAATGCTGCTATGGATAATGTATCTCCAATTTGTCAAGACATTTTGTCTGACG ATGAGGAAGAATCAATTTCTGTTTTGTCGAAATTGCCTGAAGAAGCCCCAAAAAATAACCAGACACCATTCCCTGGAGATGAATGCCAAGTCTCAAAGGAGACGAGTGGGGTAAATGTTGCTTGTGGTGGTGGTGTAATTAGACGTAGTACCAGGTTGCATAGTATTAACGTCTGTCAGCAGAAGAAGATAGAGAAGCAGCAGCCTACGTATAGAGGTCCTCTCAAGCATCCACATGAAGAGCCAAGCTCTACCTCCAAGGTAGTGGAGAATCGTGATTCGGATACTGTGCATCTTGATAATGTATCAGCAAATTTTCCAGAAATATCATCTCGTG CAGTGGAAAATTCTTTTCCTACTTCTTTGGTAACACCAGAAAAGGCCATGGGACATTGCAATAAGTTATTCCCTGAAGGTGAAGAAGATATGTCAATTAAGACGAACGAGGCCAATGTTGTTCATGGTAGTGGCGGGCATAGACGTAGTGCCCGACTGCATAATGTTAAATCCTTCCAGAAGAAGCAACCTGCTACTGGAGGTCCAGCAACACGTCGAGGTAAAGACCAGATCTCTGCCTCAGCAACCATAGAAAAGAGTGATGGAGGGCTGGAAAATCTATCGACACCCGTTCAGTCACAAAGTGGAATAGTAAACACGCCGTCTGGGAAGGTCACTAATAAATTCAGATCCAAAACTTCTTCAGCAAAAACTGATGCTTCAGCAAAAACTGAAGTGGATCATAAGAAAAAGAAGGTGACAGTTGAAACAGAAGCGGTGAATCCCAAGAGAAAAGATTTGAAACCCCCATCTTCTGTAAAATCTCCACAGGGAAGGGATGTAAGTCACTTGAACAAGGGAAGTAAACAGGGACTGTCCATGGTTTCTCCAGAGTCATTGAGTCTTAAAAAATCCAGATCTG GTAGGTTACTTCTACCTTCCATGGAGTTTTGGCGCAATGAAATACCCATTTATAATGCG GACCGTGGGATTAAAGAAATTCAGCAAGACTCGACTTTGACATCACCTTTTAGATGCTTTTCGCCATTACCTTTTAGAGGCTTTTCGCCATCACCGGGCAG
- the LOC131626610 gene encoding kinetochore-associated protein KNL-2 homolog isoform X6 encodes MADSSSNATNAGSHFLPTVTLFDWWLVKSPDNRLCISGNASRKGEAVRVFNSSPIVERYDVYSLKNAEGIYIFIRGIINEERTREKDEEESISVLSKLPEEAPKNNQTPFPGDECQVSKETSGVNVACGGGVIRRSTRLHSINVCQQKKIEKQQPTYRGPLKHPHEEPSSTSKVVENRDSDTVHLDNVSANFPEISSRAVENSFPTSLVTPEKAMGHCNKLFPEGEEDMSIKTNEANVVHGSGGHRRSARLHNVKSFQKKQPATGGPATRRGKDQISASATIEKSDGGLENLSTPVQSQSGIVNTPSGKVTNKFRSKTSSAKTDASAKTEVDHKKKKVTVETEAVNPKRKDLKPPSSVKSPQGRDVSHLNKGSKQGLSMVSPESLSLKKSRSGRLLLPSMEFWRNEIPIYNADRGIKEIQQDSTLTSPFRCFSPLPFRGFSPSPGRF; translated from the exons ATGGCAGACTCGAGTTCCAATGCCACCAACGCAGGCTCTCATTTCCTACCAACG GTTACATTATTCGACTGGTGGCTCGTTAAATCCCCAGATAACCGTTTATGCATCTCCGGCAACGCTTCCAGAAA GGGAGAAGCCGTTCGCGTGTTTAATTCTTCTCCTATTGTCGAAAGATACGATGTGTATTCCCTTAAGAATGCCGAGGGTATATACATTTTCATTAGGGGTATCATCAATGAGGAACGCACCCGCGAAAAAG ATGAGGAAGAATCAATTTCTGTTTTGTCGAAATTGCCTGAAGAAGCCCCAAAAAATAACCAGACACCATTCCCTGGAGATGAATGCCAAGTCTCAAAGGAGACGAGTGGGGTAAATGTTGCTTGTGGTGGTGGTGTAATTAGACGTAGTACCAGGTTGCATAGTATTAACGTCTGTCAGCAGAAGAAGATAGAGAAGCAGCAGCCTACGTATAGAGGTCCTCTCAAGCATCCACATGAAGAGCCAAGCTCTACCTCCAAGGTAGTGGAGAATCGTGATTCGGATACTGTGCATCTTGATAATGTATCAGCAAATTTTCCAGAAATATCATCTCGTG CAGTGGAAAATTCTTTTCCTACTTCTTTGGTAACACCAGAAAAGGCCATGGGACATTGCAATAAGTTATTCCCTGAAGGTGAAGAAGATATGTCAATTAAGACGAACGAGGCCAATGTTGTTCATGGTAGTGGCGGGCATAGACGTAGTGCCCGACTGCATAATGTTAAATCCTTCCAGAAGAAGCAACCTGCTACTGGAGGTCCAGCAACACGTCGAGGTAAAGACCAGATCTCTGCCTCAGCAACCATAGAAAAGAGTGATGGAGGGCTGGAAAATCTATCGACACCCGTTCAGTCACAAAGTGGAATAGTAAACACGCCGTCTGGGAAGGTCACTAATAAATTCAGATCCAAAACTTCTTCAGCAAAAACTGATGCTTCAGCAAAAACTGAAGTGGATCATAAGAAAAAGAAGGTGACAGTTGAAACAGAAGCGGTGAATCCCAAGAGAAAAGATTTGAAACCCCCATCTTCTGTAAAATCTCCACAGGGAAGGGATGTAAGTCACTTGAACAAGGGAAGTAAACAGGGACTGTCCATGGTTTCTCCAGAGTCATTGAGTCTTAAAAAATCCAGATCTG GTAGGTTACTTCTACCTTCCATGGAGTTTTGGCGCAATGAAATACCCATTTATAATGCG GACCGTGGGATTAAAGAAATTCAGCAAGACTCGACTTTGACATCACCTTTTAGATGCTTTTCGCCATTACCTTTTAGAGGCTTTTCGCCATCACCGGGCAG
- the LOC131626610 gene encoding kinetochore-associated protein KNL-2 homolog isoform X5 translates to MPPTQALISGNASRKGEAVRVFNSSPIVERYDVYSLKNAEGIYIFIRGIINEERTREKVLPSFLLYAQIFNSFYIGFPPNWETCWVLHCIREEQVEPGTDSVNAAMDNVSPICQDILSDDEEESISVLSKLPEEAPKNNQTPFPGDECQVSKETSGVNVACGGGVIRRSTRLHSINVCQQKKIEKQQPTYRGPLKHPHEEPSSTSKVVENRDSDTVHLDNVSANFPEISSRAVENSFPTSLVTPEKAMGHCNKLFPEGEEDMSIKTNEANVVHGSGGHRRSARLHNVKSFQKKQPATGGPATRRGKDQISASATIEKSDGGLENLSTPVQSQSGIVNTPSGKVTNKFRSKTSSAKTDASAKTEVDHKKKKVTVETEAVNPKRKDLKPPSSVKSPQGRDVSHLNKGSKQGLSMVSPESLSLKKSRSGRLLLPSMEFWRNEIPIYNADRGIKEIQQDSTLTSPFRCFSPLPFRGFSPSPGRF, encoded by the exons ATGCCACCAACGCAGGCTCTCATT TCCGGCAACGCTTCCAGAAA GGGAGAAGCCGTTCGCGTGTTTAATTCTTCTCCTATTGTCGAAAGATACGATGTGTATTCCCTTAAGAATGCCGAGGGTATATACATTTTCATTAGGGGTATCATCAATGAGGAACGCACCCGCGAAAAAG TGCTACCTTCTTTTCTACTTTATGCTCAGATTTTCAATAGTTTTTACATTGGCTTTCCTCCAAACTGGGAAACTTGTTGGGTTTTACATTGTATCAGAGAAGAACAAGTAGAACCTGGTACTGATTCAGTCAATGCTGCTATGGATAATGTATCTCCAATTTGTCAAGACATTTTGTCTGACG ATGAGGAAGAATCAATTTCTGTTTTGTCGAAATTGCCTGAAGAAGCCCCAAAAAATAACCAGACACCATTCCCTGGAGATGAATGCCAAGTCTCAAAGGAGACGAGTGGGGTAAATGTTGCTTGTGGTGGTGGTGTAATTAGACGTAGTACCAGGTTGCATAGTATTAACGTCTGTCAGCAGAAGAAGATAGAGAAGCAGCAGCCTACGTATAGAGGTCCTCTCAAGCATCCACATGAAGAGCCAAGCTCTACCTCCAAGGTAGTGGAGAATCGTGATTCGGATACTGTGCATCTTGATAATGTATCAGCAAATTTTCCAGAAATATCATCTCGTG CAGTGGAAAATTCTTTTCCTACTTCTTTGGTAACACCAGAAAAGGCCATGGGACATTGCAATAAGTTATTCCCTGAAGGTGAAGAAGATATGTCAATTAAGACGAACGAGGCCAATGTTGTTCATGGTAGTGGCGGGCATAGACGTAGTGCCCGACTGCATAATGTTAAATCCTTCCAGAAGAAGCAACCTGCTACTGGAGGTCCAGCAACACGTCGAGGTAAAGACCAGATCTCTGCCTCAGCAACCATAGAAAAGAGTGATGGAGGGCTGGAAAATCTATCGACACCCGTTCAGTCACAAAGTGGAATAGTAAACACGCCGTCTGGGAAGGTCACTAATAAATTCAGATCCAAAACTTCTTCAGCAAAAACTGATGCTTCAGCAAAAACTGAAGTGGATCATAAGAAAAAGAAGGTGACAGTTGAAACAGAAGCGGTGAATCCCAAGAGAAAAGATTTGAAACCCCCATCTTCTGTAAAATCTCCACAGGGAAGGGATGTAAGTCACTTGAACAAGGGAAGTAAACAGGGACTGTCCATGGTTTCTCCAGAGTCATTGAGTCTTAAAAAATCCAGATCTG GTAGGTTACTTCTACCTTCCATGGAGTTTTGGCGCAATGAAATACCCATTTATAATGCG GACCGTGGGATTAAAGAAATTCAGCAAGACTCGACTTTGACATCACCTTTTAGATGCTTTTCGCCATTACCTTTTAGAGGCTTTTCGCCATCACCGGGCAG
- the LOC131626610 gene encoding uncharacterized protein LOC131626610 isoform X4 codes for MPPTQALISYQRLHYSTGGSLNPQITVYASPATLPEREKPFACLILLLLSKDTMCIPLRMPRVYTFSLGVSSMRNAPAKKIFNSFYIGFPPNWETCWVLHCIREEQVEPGTDSVNAAMDNVSPICQDILSDDEEESISVLSKLPEEAPKNNQTPFPGDECQVSKETSGVNVACGGGVIRRSTRLHSINVCQQKKIEKQQPTYRGPLKHPHEEPSSTSKVVENRDSDTVHLDNVSANFPEISSRAVENSFPTSLVTPEKAMGHCNKLFPEGEEDMSIKTNEANVVHGSGGHRRSARLHNVKSFQKKQPATGGPATRRGKDQISASATIEKSDGGLENLSTPVQSQSGIVNTPSGKVTNKFRSKTSSAKTDASAKTEVDHKKKKVTVETEAVNPKRKDLKPPSSVKSPQGRDVSHLNKGSKQGLSMVSPESLSLKKSRSGRLLLPSMEFWRNEIPIYNADRGIKEIQQDSTLTSPFRCFSPLPFRGFSPSPGRF; via the exons ATGCCACCAACGCAGGCTCTCATTTCCTACCAACG GTTACATTATTCGACTGGTGGCTCGTTAAATCCCCAGATAACCGTTTATGCATCTCCGGCAACGCTTCCAGAAA GGGAGAAGCCGTTCGCGTGTTTAATTCTTCTCCTATTGTCGAAAGATACGATGTGTATTCCCTTAAGAATGCCGAGGGTATATACATTTTCATTAGGGGTATCATCAATGAGGAACGCACCCGCGAAAAAG ATTTTCAATAGTTTTTACATTGGCTTTCCTCCAAACTGGGAAACTTGTTGGGTTTTACATTGTATCAGAGAAGAACAAGTAGAACCTGGTACTGATTCAGTCAATGCTGCTATGGATAATGTATCTCCAATTTGTCAAGACATTTTGTCTGACG ATGAGGAAGAATCAATTTCTGTTTTGTCGAAATTGCCTGAAGAAGCCCCAAAAAATAACCAGACACCATTCCCTGGAGATGAATGCCAAGTCTCAAAGGAGACGAGTGGGGTAAATGTTGCTTGTGGTGGTGGTGTAATTAGACGTAGTACCAGGTTGCATAGTATTAACGTCTGTCAGCAGAAGAAGATAGAGAAGCAGCAGCCTACGTATAGAGGTCCTCTCAAGCATCCACATGAAGAGCCAAGCTCTACCTCCAAGGTAGTGGAGAATCGTGATTCGGATACTGTGCATCTTGATAATGTATCAGCAAATTTTCCAGAAATATCATCTCGTG CAGTGGAAAATTCTTTTCCTACTTCTTTGGTAACACCAGAAAAGGCCATGGGACATTGCAATAAGTTATTCCCTGAAGGTGAAGAAGATATGTCAATTAAGACGAACGAGGCCAATGTTGTTCATGGTAGTGGCGGGCATAGACGTAGTGCCCGACTGCATAATGTTAAATCCTTCCAGAAGAAGCAACCTGCTACTGGAGGTCCAGCAACACGTCGAGGTAAAGACCAGATCTCTGCCTCAGCAACCATAGAAAAGAGTGATGGAGGGCTGGAAAATCTATCGACACCCGTTCAGTCACAAAGTGGAATAGTAAACACGCCGTCTGGGAAGGTCACTAATAAATTCAGATCCAAAACTTCTTCAGCAAAAACTGATGCTTCAGCAAAAACTGAAGTGGATCATAAGAAAAAGAAGGTGACAGTTGAAACAGAAGCGGTGAATCCCAAGAGAAAAGATTTGAAACCCCCATCTTCTGTAAAATCTCCACAGGGAAGGGATGTAAGTCACTTGAACAAGGGAAGTAAACAGGGACTGTCCATGGTTTCTCCAGAGTCATTGAGTCTTAAAAAATCCAGATCTG GTAGGTTACTTCTACCTTCCATGGAGTTTTGGCGCAATGAAATACCCATTTATAATGCG GACCGTGGGATTAAAGAAATTCAGCAAGACTCGACTTTGACATCACCTTTTAGATGCTTTTCGCCATTACCTTTTAGAGGCTTTTCGCCATCACCGGGCAG